The DNA region GAGGTTGCTCAACTGGACGAAATACAGTCTTGAGTGGTAGGTCGAGACGCGAGAAATCAAACGGCGCAACTCGAGCCGTGCGACAGATTTCGTTCGACGTCCCCCGCGTTGCATAACTTATGTATAGCCAGAACAAGCCAAAGTTGTAATGAAAGGGAAATCCTATGGGCGGAAGAGTATACAATAACCAGCAGTTCAAAGATCATATCAACGCGCACTACTATCCTTTGGACAACATGATCAAGAGCGTCGCTATACTTAAGGCGTCGGATCTCATCGACATCGAGACGCTGGAATATGGTCAATACCAGCCGATCCTGTCGCCCAGGCACCAGTGGCCGGGCGGGAGCGGCAAGCTGTGGCAGAAGGAGATGGGCAAGGCGCGCCTTGACCTTGCCACTCAAGCAAGCACCGCAGCCCTCTCCAAGGACGAGGCCGGCGTCGTACCGCTGACGAAATGCGCGCTGATGGATGCCGCCGTCCGCAAGTGCTTCAACTCCCAACCTCCGATCCCGATGAAGATCGATGTGAAGGAGAAGGACAAGAATGCGCCGAACGCCGATCGACACGACATTCTACTGACCTGGGAGCACGCCAACGGCGACAATCAGCCGCCAACGCTGCTGCTGCTGACGATGGTCTGCCCGGCCTGATCCGCGATCGCAGGCGGCACTTTCCGCGCGACGGTATTGCACCTCACGCGGCTGCCTGCTGGCAGCCGCATCAACCTTGGCCCACCGCCGATGCCGTGGGGATGATCTATGACGCCGGGCGGCGCTGCTGCAACAGCGCCCTCACCGCACGCTCCGCGGCGCGAGCGGAGCCGAAATAGCCTCCGTCGAGGCCATCAAAGGCGCGATCCGAGGAGAAGAAGCAGAAGCCTCTGGCGTCGCTGACGACAATACCCGCGGTTCGATCCGATACTTCGATGACGTAAGCTTGGGACATATGGGCTTGGGACATGCGTGCTCGATCGCCGGATGACGGCGCTCCTGTCTGATTGTCGGGTGCTTTGGATTTTTCTTAAGCGATCAACAACAGACGCCGGTCGCCGCCGAGACGCAGCGATGCTGCATGCGGCTTCGCATGTCGGACATCAAGCTGCGGTGGTAATGTCTCATGGCAGTGACCTTGAACAACGCGGGTTAGCGCGGATCAATATCCGGCCGAATCGCACCGCGGTCAATGAAATGACCGACCAAAGATCACGGCCCGGCGCGATGCCTCATTCGCGACGACCGGGAAAACAGCATGGTTTTGGTGATGACGGTCGCGGTCCGCCGAATTGGCCGACCTTGGCCGGGTACCGTGCGTCCTGGTGCCCGGCCGCGCTCGCTCAGGGCAGGATCGGCGGGTGATAGGTGAAGGTCGCCATCAGGATCGCGGCCAGCAGCATCACGATCGGGAAGTGGATGAAGAACTGCACCGACGTGTAGCCGATCAGATCCTTCGACTTCAGGCCGAGGATGCCGAGCAGCGGCAGCATCCAGAACGGGTTGATGAAGTTCGGCAGCGTCTCGGCGATGTTGTAGACCATCACCGTCCAGCCTAGATGCGCGCCGATGTCGTTGGCCGCCTTCATGATGTAGGGCGCCTCGATGATCCACTTTCCGCCGGCCGACGGCACGAAGAAGCCGAGCAGCGCTGAATAGATTCCGACCAGGAATGAGAACACGGTAGAATTGCTGGAGGCGCCGACGAACCAGTGCGCGATCGTGTCCGACAGCGTGGTGCCGCTGCTGTTCGGCACCTTGGTCAGGATTTGCGCGATACCGGCGTAGAACGGAAACTGCAACAGCACGCCGGAGACGCTCGGCATCGCCTTGGAAAAGGATTCGATCAGGCTGCGCGGCCGCCAGTGCAGCACAATGCCGAGAATGAGGAAGACGAAATTATAAGTGTTGAGCCCCGACAGCGTGATCAGCGGATTGCCCGACTGGAACGTCTGCCACAGCCAGCCGGCGGCAAGCAGCGCGATCAGGATCGTCAGCAACGGACTGAACTCCAGCCAGTCGCCCGGACGGGCCGGCTTCCTGGCCTCGATGCGATCATCGCCGAGCGCGACGCCGAGGTCTTCCGCCGTCTTGGCCTGCTCCGGCGCCGGCGTCGTGAAATAGCAGATCGCCGCCGACACGACGCTCACCATCGCGACGGTGACCATGTTCTGCCAGGTCAGGATGGTTTCCGAGAAACCGATCACGCCGGTGATCGGCAGAAGCGATGCCGGAATGCTGCCGGCATTGGCCTGGAGCTGCGCGGCCGATGACGTGATGCCGAGGGTGAAGCCGCAACCGAGCCCGAGATAGCCGGCCGCACCGGCTGCGCGATAATCGAGCCGGATATCCGTGCGCCGCGCGATCTCCCGCACCAGCAGACCGGAAAAGATCAGGCTCAGGCCCCAGTTCAGCAGCGAGAGGAAGATGCTGAGCATCCCGACAAAAACCACCGCGCCGCGTCCGGTCTTCGGCACGTTCGCGAGCCGCGCCAGCACGGCCGCGACCGGTGGCGACATCGCCACGACGTAGCCACCGATCGCGACCAGCGCCATCTGCATCGTGAACGGAATCAGATTCCAGAACCCATCGCCGAACGCACGGCTGACGGCGAGCGGCGAACCGCCATGCAGGATCGCGCCTGCGGCAACCGCGATCACGGCGATCAGGACGAAGACATACGCATCCGGAAACCAGCGCTCGGCGAACACCACCAGCGCCTGCGAAAAGCGCGCCATGATGTTGTCAGCGACAGGTTTTCGCAGGTTCATGGTCTGGTCGTGCGTTGCATTCGTCATCAATCTGATCCCCTTCCGGTGATGCGGTTGGCCTTCAATCGTGTTTGGTCATCAAAGCGCGAGCGTGAGATCGGTGAGCGGCACGGCCTGGCAGGTGAGGCACTGGCCCTCGCTCGCATCGACTGGGCCGAGATGGGTGAACTCCCCATCGACGACCTCGACCGCGCAGCTTTCGCATTGCCCGACACGGCAGCCGCTCGGCAGCGCAACGCCTGCCGCACTTGCGGCGTCGAGCAGCGTCCCCTGCTCCGGTCCCCACGAAAAACTCTGCTTGCTGCCCGCAAGCCGGATGGTTCGTGGCGCAAGGTCGCTCGGTACCGACGGCGGCGACACGAAGCTTTCGGCGAAAATGTCGAACCGCGGGATACCAAGCACCACCGCGGCCTCGATCTGGGCCGTAACGAAGTCCGGCGAGCCGCAGATGTAGACCAGCGGCCGGCGCGCCAAGAGCGGCTTGACTTGTTCGAGATCGACCCGCCCCTTGCGCAGCGAATGCGCGTCGACCGGGTCTTGCGCGAGCGGGGCCGAATAGAACGTCATTCGCGTCAGCTCCGGCGTGTAAGCTTCCAGCTCGGCGAGCCGCTGCGCGAACGGATGCTCGCGGCTGCTGCGGCAGCCGTGCAGCAGCAGGACCTCGGCAACGCGGTCCTGTTGCGCCACCTGTTGCAGCGTCTCGAGATGGCTGATGAACGGCGTGATGCCGATGCCGGCAGCGAGGAAGACCAGCGGCCGCGGCCCCTTCAATGGCGGCGTGAAAATGCCGCCCGGCGGCTCCAGCAGAACCTCGTCTCCAACAGCGAGACCATGCAGCCGATCCGGCATGAAGAACGGTGCATCGCCGCCCCGCGCCTCATTGAGGAAACGTCCCTTCACTGCGATCGACAGCGCTTGCGGCAGGTTGCCCGATCCGGTCAGCGAATAGGCCCGCGCCTCGGTTGCGCCGGGCAATGCGGTCATCACATGTTGCCCCGGCAGGAAATCGGGCAGCGGACCGCCGTCAAGCGGCCGCAGGCTGAGGGCGATGACGTTATCGGCCTCGGCCATGCGCTCGCCGACCACGAACCGCCGCTGGCCGCTCCAGACGCCGCGGCTGGCCACGTCGTCCCGCCTGATATCGCAGACAATCGCACGCAGCGGAACGGAGCCGCTGACTGGATCGCGCGCATCGTCGTGCAGCACCGCGTTGATGTTGTGCGTGAGGATACCTGATGTCGCGGAACGATCGCGGCCGAGCGGCGGACAATCTTCCCACCAGCCGAATTCGGCGACGACGACCCGCGCGTCGAGCGCCGCATTGAGGCGTACCTTCAAGCGCACGGCACCGCCTTGTGTTTCCACCACGGCCCAGTCGCCTTCCACAAGTCCGCGCCGCTCGGCGAGTTGCGGGCTGATCTCGACAGCCGGATCGGGCGACTTGCGCCGCAGCGAGGCGACGTGCCGCCAGGAGGAGTGAATGAACCAGCCGCTCTTGGCGGTGGAGAGTACGAGCGGAAAGCGTTCGTCCGCCGCTGTCGTGAGCGGGCTGCCGACCGGTTCGACATGATCGGGCAATGGGTCATGCCCGTGTCCCAGCATCAGCTCCGAATAGATCTCGACACGGCGTGTCGGCGTCGCAAAGCCCGCCGCCGTTCCGTCCTCGCGCGTGATGGCGTATTTTTCATCGCGAAAGACCTGCGGGAAGCGGCGTCCTTCAGGATGTTCGCGCAGATCCTCGACATCGATGCCGAGCGGTGCCAGCTGATAATTCCAGCCGGCCTTGATGTCGCCGCCGAAGAACAAGTTCCCCATGCCGAGCTTGAGCGCGAGTGCGGCGGCGATCTCGTAATCGGCCTTCACTTCACCGATCGGCTTGACCATGCGCGGACGAAACTGCACGGTCTCGACAGCTTGCTGCGTGATCTCGAACCCGATCTTGAGCGCGTCGCGTTCCCACGGCGTGCTGGCCGGCAGCACGAAATCGGCGCTCTCCGCGGTCGGGTTCATGAACATGTCGACATGAACCTGGAATTCCAGCGCGTTCAGCGCCGCGCGATTGCGCTCCGAATGGCCCTGCGACACGACGAAGTTAGTGCCGAAGGCGACCAGTGCGCGCACCCGGTAAGGCTCGCCCTCGAGCACGGCGCGGCTGAAATCGCGCGCCGTGATCCAGCCCTTCGCCGGCGGGCCGAGCGGCAGTTCGGCAAGGCCGAGCGCCTTGGCCTGCTGCTCCGGCGGGAGGATGTTGTAGTCGTTGAGGGGGCGTGTCGGCGGCGGCACCGGCCAGCGGTTGCCGCCGGGCCGATCGCACGCGCCGGTCAGCGCATAAAGCGACGCAATCGCGCGCTCGATCGCGGTGGCGTTGGTGTGCTGGCCGACGCCGGTCCAGGAATGATAGGCAAGCCGCGGCCGGGCGGCGAGCAGCGCATTGAAGGCGTCGATGTCCTCGACACGCAGCCAGGTCAGTTCCGCCACGCGCGCCGGCGTATAGGGCGCGGCGCGCTCGGTCAGCAATTCGAACGCGGTTGCCGCCGATATCGTCCGGCCGTCGCGCGCACGGATCGACAGCGCGCCGCGCAGCTGGCCGCCGCGCTCCGGTGCGTAACGGGTGTCGCAAGGCGCCGGCGAGCCCTGTGCATCGAGACGAACGAAGGCCTCAGGTGCGCCATCCGGCCATAGCGCGTCGGCGCGCAGGAAGCGCCCGGTCGCGCGATCGACCAGCAGCGATCCATTGGTCCATGCATCGACGAAATCCGCATCGAAGCTGCCGGTCGCGATGAGATGACGGATCGCCCCCATCGCAAGTGCGCCATCGGCGCCGGGTCGAATCCGCAGCCAGAGATCGGCCTGCTGACCCGAGCCGTTCGGTTTGGGATCGACGACGACGACCTTGGCGCCGCGCCGCCGCGCGTCGGCGATCCGTGTTGCCTGGGCGAGCCAGGTGCGCGCGGGATTGTGGCCCCACAGGATGATCGCATCGGCATTGTCGTAATCAGGAAAGCCGATGCCGCGACCGAAGGTCAGCGCGTGCGCGTAGTCCTTGTGCCAGCCGCAGATCTCGACCGCGTAGATCAGGTTGGGACTGCCGAAGCCGCGGATGAAGCGCTCGACCCACTCAAAGCTGTCGACCATTGGCGTGCCGCTCGGCGTAGTGACGCCGAACGCCACCGCCTCCGCGCCGCTCTCGGCCCGGATCCTGCCGAGCCGGTCGGCGATCTCGGTCAGTGCCTCGTCCCACGACACCTCGACCCAGTCCGGATCGGCGGCATCACGCGGCCGGGTCCGCTTCAAGGGCACGGTCAGACGACGCGGGCTGGCGACGATTTCGGGGGCGGCCCGGCCCTTGGCGCAAAGCGCGCCGCCGGTCGGGTGGTTATTTAATACCTCCACGCCGACAACGCGTCCGTCCTCGACCACGGTGACGGAACCGCAGCGCGAGCGACAAAGTGTGCAATAGCCGGATAGCCGCTGTTTCACCGCCGTCTCATCATCAAGTCAGCCGTTGTGACGCATGCTTGTAATGCGTTACACATTTACGTCATACGCTACCGGCCGCGTCAAGGCTAAGTAATAATCAGGGACGAATCGGAGCTCCCGGCGAGAGGCACCCATGGACCAGAATTTGCGCGAACAGGTGCTGCAGCGGGTGCGCGCCGAGATCATCTCCGGGCAGAGCCTTCCCGGCACGATGTATTCGGTGCCGTCACTCGCGGCGAGCCTCGGCGTCTCCTCGACGCCGGTGCGCGAAGCGCTGCTCGAGCTCAGCCGCGGCGGCCTGGTCGAGCCGATGCGCAACCGCGGCTTCAAGGTCGTGGAGCCGTCGCTGACCGAGTTGCGCAATTTGTTCGACATGCGCGAGGTGCTGGAGCTGCACGCCGCCGTGCTGGTCGCCGCCAATCCTCCAAAGGATCTACCGGCCGTGCGCGGCTGGGCCGACCAGATCGCGAAGGCCGTCGAGACCGACGACGTCCAACTCTATCTCGAAGCCGACCGCAACTATCATCGCGAGTTCATCGCAGCCGCCGGCAACGAGCTCTTGACCGACATGGTGATGGGCCTGCGCGACAAGATGCGGCTCTATGGCATCAGCTCACGCGCCGGTCTCGAGCGGCAGCAGGCCTCGGTGCCCGAGCACTACCGGCTGATCGAGCTCGCGCTCGCCGGCGAGACCGAGGCGCTGCCGACCCTGCTTCGCAGCCACATCCGCTCCTGGGAGCCGATCTTCGTCGACGCATTGATGCGCTCGAAGGAATATGCGCGCGAGCCGCTGCGGCAGGCGCGCGGGTAACGCGTGGAGTGCGGTCGACAGCCGGTTGCAGTGAACCGCTAGTCCAGAATGCTCTTGTAGTGCTCCGAGAAGACATCGCGGCCGATGATCAGCCGCATCACCTCGGAGCTTCCCGCCAGGATCCGATTGACACGCGCATCGGTGAACATGCGGCTGATCGGATATTCATCCATGTAGCCCGCGCCGCCGTGCAGTTGCACGCCGAGGTCGAGCATCTTCCACTCGACTTCCGACGACATCATCTTGGCCTTGGCGCCCATATTGCTGGTCAGGCGTCCGGCATTGTGCTCGGCCACGCAGTGATCGACATAGACCTGCACGAGGTCGATTTCGGCATCCATCTCCGCCATGCGGAACTGGGTATTCTGCTGTTCGGCGAGCGGCCTGCCGAACAGCTTGCGATCCATCACGTAGGCGCGCGTGATGTCGAACGCCTTGCGGCCGTTAGCGATCGATCCGACCGCGGAGATCAGCCGCTCCTCGGCAAGGCCTTCCATGAGGTAGTAGAAGCCCCTGCCCGGCTCTCCCAGCACGTTGGCCTTGGGCACCTTGACGTTCTGGAAGAACAGTTCGGCGGTGTCCTGCGCCGGCATGCCCATCTTCTTGAGATTTCGGCCGCGCTCGAAGCCCTCCATGCCGCGCTCGACGATCACGAGCACCATCGCGTGCTTCTTCTCGGCGCCTGCGAGCCTGGCGGCCACGATCACCACGTCGGAATTGATGCCGTTGGAGATGTAAGTCTTCGAGCCGTTGAGCAGGAAATGATCGCCCTTGTCTTCCGCCGTCGTCCGCATGCCTGCGAGGTCCGAGCCGGCGCCGGGCTCGGTCATCGCGATCGCCAGGATGGTCTCGCCGCTGACGCATTTCGGGAGGAAGCGGTCGCGCTGCTCTTCGGTGCCGAAGCGCTTGAAATAGGAGCCGACCAGGCGGCTGTGCAGCGTGTTGAACCAGCCCTTGCAGCCGGAGCGCGCGGTCTCCTCGATGATGATCTGCTCATAGCGGAAGTCCTCATCGCCCATCCCGCCGTATTTCTCCTCGGGCCAGATCATCAGGAAGCCGAGATCGCCGGCCTTCTTGAACGCGCTGCGGTCGACGATGCCGGCCTCCCGCCACGCTTCCATATGGGGCGTGATCTCGCTGGCGAGGAACTTGCGATAGGAGTCGCGGAAGATGACCTGGTTTTCGGTAAAGCTGCGCATCATTCACCCAATAGCGCTCTCAAGCGACGTGCAAACCGGCGCGTGCGGCGAAGCACTGACAAAAAAATCGGAGCGCCGGTTCTGCTTCAATCAAAACCGACGCTCCGTCATTGAAATAGGCGGCGCCTTACTTGCCCTTCCAGTTCGGCGCGCGTTTTTCTGCAAAGGCCGCCGCACCCTCGCGGGCATCTTCGGATACGAAGACGGGAGCGACGATCTCCTGCTGCTTCTTCCACATCTGGTCTTCCGGCCAGAGCCGGGATTCCACGATCACCTGCTTGGATGCCTTGACGGCAAGCGGGCCATTGGCACCGATCGCGGCGGCAAGCTCGAGCGCGGCGTCGAGCGCCGGGCCATCGGTCACGCGATTGATGATGCCGAGCTCGTAGGCGCGCTGTGCGCCGAAGAACTCGCCCGTCAACGCGAACTCCATCGCCACGCGGAACGGCATCTGGCGCGGCATCCGGATCAGCCCGCCAGCCGCAGCAGCCAGCCCGCGCTTCACCTCGGGAATCCCGAACTTGGCGTTGCGGTTCGCGACGATCATGTCGCACGACAGCGCGATCTCCATCCCGCCGGCGAGCGCGTAGCCGTCGACGGCCGCGATCAGCGGCTTCTTCGGCGGCGCCTCGGTGAGTCCGGCGAAGCCACGGCCCGGGATGGAGGGCCGCTCGCCCTTCAGGAACCCCTTGAGGTCCATTCCCGAGCAGAATGTGCCGCCGGCGCCGGTGATGATGCCGACGCTGAGGGCATCGTCGGCGTCGAGCCGGTCGATCGCCGCGGCCACGCCCTTGGAGAGGGCGAGGTTGGCCGCGTTCTTGGCTTCCGGCCGGTTCAGCGTGATGATCAGGATAGGTCCGCGGACTTCAGTGAGGACCGGAGTTTCTTCGGACATCGCTTTCGTCTCCTGTTGCCGTGCGCTTAGCGCGGAGCCATGCGAATCGCGCCATCGAGGCGGACGTCTTCACCGTTGAAGTAGCCGTTGGTGATCATGGTCAGCGCCAGCTGGGCATATTCCTCCGGCATGCCAAGACGCTTCGGGAACGGCACCGACGCGCTGAGCGCGGCCTTGACGTTCTCCGGGGCGCCCTGCAGCAGCGGCGTGTTGAAGATGCCCGGCAGGATGGTGTTGACGCGGATGCCTTCGGCCATCAGGTCGCGCGCGATCGGCAGGGTCATGCCGACGACGCCGGCCTTCGAGGCCGAATAAGCCGCCTGTCCCATCTGGCCGTCCTCGGCCGCGACGGACGCGGTGTTGACGACAGCACCGCGCTCACCGTGCTCCAGCGGGGTCAGCGACAGCATGCCCTGCGCCGACTTGGCGATGCAGCGGAAGGTGCCGACGAGGTTGATCTGGATGATGCGGTTGAAGGCGTCGATCGGGAAGTGGGTGGGTTCACCGGTCTTCTTGTCCCGGCCGGCGGTCTTCACCGCGTTGCCGGTGCCGGCGCAGTTCACCAGGATGCGCTCCTGGCCGTGGGCTGCGCGGGCCTTGGCGAAGCCCGCATCGACCTGCTCGTCGGAGGTGACATCGACCTTGCAGAACACGCCGCCGATTTCCTTGGCGATGGCTTCACCCTTCTCTTCGTTGAAGTCGAAGATCGCGACTTTCACGCCTTGTGCAGCCAGCGCCCGCGAGGTGGCTGCGCCGAGGCCGGAAGCGCCGCCGGTGACGACGGCGGCGACCGATGAATCGAGTTTCATGGCAATATCCTTTCGCGATCAGATGCGTTCGATGATGATGGCCGGTGCCATGCCGCCGGCGGCACACATGGTGACGAGACCATAACGTCCGCCGCTGCGCTCGAGCTCGTCGAGCGCCGTGCCGATCAGGATCGATCCGGTCGCGCCGATCGGATGGCCGAGCGCGATCGAGCCGCCGTTGATGTTGACCTTCTCGCGATCCAGCTCAAGGTCGCGGATGAACTTCTCGGCGACGACCGCGAAGGCCTCGTTGATCTCCCAGACATCGATGTCGTCCTTGGTCAGGCCGGCCTTGGCGAGAACCTTCTTGGCCGCCGGAACCGGCGCGTTGAGCATCAGCGTCGGATCGTCACCCTGATTGGCGTAAGCCACGATCCGGCCGCGCGGCTTGAGGCCGTGCTTCTCGGCATATTGCTTCGACGTGATCAGGACCGCGGCGGCGCCGTCCACCACGCCCGAGCTGTTGCCGGCATGATGCACGCCCTTCCACTCGAGGCCGGGATAGCGGCGCTGGATCTGCTTCTTGAACGTCACGCCGTTGCCGAGGTCGAAATCGGAAAGCTGCTCGAAGCTCGGCTTCAGCGAAGCAAGGCCTTCGGCCGTGGTCTCGGGGCGCGGGAATTCTTCGCGGTTGAGGGCGACGCTGCCGTCGTCGTTGAGGACGGGGATCACCGACTTGGCGAAGCGGCCTTCATCGATCGCCCGCTTGGCGCGCTGCTGGCTGACCAGCGCCAGAGCATCGCAGGCCTCCCGGCTGATCCCCTCACGCGTGGCGATGGCGTCGCCGCATACGCCCTGGTGCGACTGCGGGTGAATCTCGTCAAGCGCCGGATTGCCCGAACCCATCATTCGCGCCGGCTGCCCTGCCTTGGAGCGCTCGGCTGCGAGGGTCTGCTGATAGCTCATCATCTCGGTACCACCGGCGATGACGCAATCCTCCATCCCCGACATCACCGAGGCTGCCGCGAGGTTCACCGAGGTGATGCCGCCGCCGCAGAAGCGATCCAGCGTCGTGCCGCTGGCGTTGATGTCGTAGCCGGCGGCGAGCGCCGACATGCGTCCGAGATCGCCGCCCTGCTTGCCTTCCTGGGTCGAGGTCGACCAGATGATGTCATCGACGGTCGACGTATCGAGCTTGTTGCGCTCCTTGAGCGCGCCGAGCACGGTTGCGGCCAGTTGCTGCGGATGCAGATGCGACAGCGCACCCTTGCCCGGCTTGCCGATGCCGCGCGGCGTGCGGACCGCGTCAATGATGTATGCTTCAGACATGCGTTTCCCTTTGCTTTGGATGTTTCTTGACTGTGGGCTCGTGCCGATTGGTCCCGACCGTTTGCGCTGGGTCTTCTGCCCCGGAACAAGCCGAGGCGTCAGCGGTGTGGCGTGACCGAAAGCGGCACGGCAACCGGCTTGCGCTGATCTTCGAAGTATTCGAAGCGCGAGTTGATCAGCATGGACGGTTGTGCCGTTGCGCGCTCCCGCTCGTCGGCGCAGACGGGCTTGTCGCACCCCTCCGCAAACAACGGGGCGCCGGGCGCGGCGGCGTGCGGACCGAGAGCATATTTCTGCTCTTGCGGCAGGTAGATCAGTTGGCCGATCTGGGTGAGCGTCAAGGTGAGACGGGAGACCGTCGATCGGGGAAGACCGCAGCGATCGGCGATGTCGCGATTGCCCAGGCGTATGCTTCGACCTTCGAAGCAACGCACGATGTCGAATGCGCGCGATACCACCTGTATCACGCGCCGGTTGTCCGTGCCGGCGGTGTCTTGCGCCATCAGTACCTCAGATCGACGTCCCATCGTTTACGCCTCACTCCTCATTTGTCGTACGGGTGAATGAAGCCCACCCTGGCTCGGGCAGGCCGCGCCGATCCGCGACATCGCTGTCGAGCGCGCAACGCCGAGCGGCGCACGCGTGAACGGAACTGCATGCGGAATCTGACGGCAGCGATCGGCGCACGCCGCGTCGCCGCCCGTGAGGATCGAGCCGGCGCTGTGCCATGCCCGAGCGGCAACGAATGCGGCATGCTGGACAAGGCCATTTCCGCCCTGTTCGAGGCCGATCCGCATGGCGCCGACGGGCGCCTGGTATTCCAGCCCGGTGAAGCCGCAACCGCGCGGGGCAAGCAGCTTCGGATATCGACGGCCGGCCGGCATCAGGCGGATTCTTTCCCTAGGGTTTCAGACCTTAATTAATTGATTAATTAGTCAGGTGATTAAAGTGGCCGCTCCCCCCTGTCAACCGTCCTCGCCGCAGGGCGCCCCGCGCTCGGGTCGCACCTCACGCATCGCTCAAGCTGCTCGGGCCGGTTTATCGGAACAGCAGCTGCCGATCCGTTCGTGCCGAACGTCGGACCGGTGCTGGACGGTGATCGAGCGAGATGCCCGGTACAAGCGACCGCCCACAAGCGCCGAGACGCAAATGGGGCGTGCGACAGACCAGCTTTCGTCGTTCGATGTGGCGCGCCCATGCGGCTCCCGCTCCGCAAGCACCGCTCAGATCGAAATGCCGTCGCTGATCGGGGATCGCTCCGAGAATGAATTTCCGTTGTCGGTTCGACGAGCGAAGCAACCGTTCAACCGGCATGGTTCGACTCATTGATTGCAAACTGGACGCGTCGATCATGGTTCGCGTTCGAGATGGGCAAAGACGTGCTATCTTAGCGGGACGACTATTCGACGGAGGCTTTATGCGTCTCGCATCCTCTTGGCTTCACACCCTCGGTCGCATGACCCGACAACTGCAGCGGTGGCGCAGGAAGCTCGCCCACGCCGCACATCCCGATGGACAGCGCGATCTACACGAGCTCTTCCTGTTCAGGCCGCATGGCTAGTTGAGCCGGTCGCGCACGGCGCGTGCTGCGGTTTCAGCTGAGCCAAGACACTTGCTGAAGACACACGCGGCCAACGTTCTCGCCGTGGCCGCCTGTCCACGTTTCCCCGGCATCCACAACCAATGCGCCGAACTCGCTGCCCTGCTCTCCCGCACCGAAGAGACAGGGCAGCACCCGCTCCGCCGTGAACTGACGCGCGTTTAGCTGCTGAAGCCGGCCGGAATGAAGGCCGGCAGCTTGTCCTCGATGAATTTCTTCACCTCGGGCGAGTCGAAGACCTGGATGAAGGCCTTGAGGCGCGGATCATCCTTCTTGTCCGGCCGCGCCGTGAAGCGCAGCACCAGCCCGTCATCCACCGTGCGATCGATCAGCAGCGCCGATTTCGGATCGCCGCCCGCGGGGATCAAGTAGGTGATGTTGACGAGTGCGAGCGTGACGTCGTCGAGCGAGCGATAGGTCTGCGCAGGATCGAGCTCGACGATCTTCAGATTCTTGGGGTTCTCGATGATGTCGAACCGGCTCACCGCGAAGCCCTTGCCCGGCGTCAGCTTGATCAGGCCGGCCCGCTCGAGCAGGATCAATCCACGTGCGCCGTTGAGCGGCTCGTTCGGGATCGCGACGCTGTCGCCGGATTTGATCTCGTCGAGCGACTTGATCTTCTTCGAGAACAGCCCGACCGGTGCGATCACGCCGACCTTGTCGACCTGGACCAGATTGAAACCGCGCTGCTTGTTCTGAATCGCAAGATAAGTTCCGTGCTGGAACAGGTTGGCGTCGACGTCGCCGCTGTTGACCACCTCGTTCAAGGCGACCCAATCGGACAGCTCGATGACCTTGACGTCCTGCCCTTTGTCCTTGGCCAGTTTGGCGGCGAACGCCGCGAGTTGGCCGACCGGACCGGCGCTGGTCGCGATCTTGAGAGGTTCGTCGGCGACGGCGCTCGCCGTCAGGGCA from Bradyrhizobium sp. B124 includes:
- a CDS encoding MetQ/NlpA family ABC transporter substrate-binding protein, giving the protein MKTLLRLAHAAGVLLALTASAVADEPLKIATSAGPVGQLAAFAAKLAKDKGQDVKVIELSDWVALNEVVNSGDVDANLFQHGTYLAIQNKQRGFNLVQVDKVGVIAPVGLFSKKIKSLDEIKSGDSVAIPNEPLNGARGLILLERAGLIKLTPGKGFAVSRFDIIENPKNLKIVELDPAQTYRSLDDVTLALVNITYLIPAGGDPKSALLIDRTVDDGLVLRFTARPDKKDDPRLKAFIQVFDSPEVKKFIEDKLPAFIPAGFSS
- a CDS encoding SDR family NAD(P)-dependent oxidoreductase gives rise to the protein MKLDSSVAAVVTGGASGLGAATSRALAAQGVKVAIFDFNEEKGEAIAKEIGGVFCKVDVTSDEQVDAGFAKARAAHGQERILVNCAGTGNAVKTAGRDKKTGEPTHFPIDAFNRIIQINLVGTFRCIAKSAQGMLSLTPLEHGERGAVVNTASVAAEDGQMGQAAYSASKAGVVGMTLPIARDLMAEGIRVNTILPGIFNTPLLQGAPENVKAALSASVPFPKRLGMPEEYAQLALTMITNGYFNGEDVRLDGAIRMAPR
- a CDS encoding acetyl-CoA C-acetyltransferase — encoded protein: MSEAYIIDAVRTPRGIGKPGKGALSHLHPQQLAATVLGALKERNKLDTSTVDDIIWSTSTQEGKQGGDLGRMSALAAGYDINASGTTLDRFCGGGITSVNLAAASVMSGMEDCVIAGGTEMMSYQQTLAAERSKAGQPARMMGSGNPALDEIHPQSHQGVCGDAIATREGISREACDALALVSQQRAKRAIDEGRFAKSVIPVLNDDGSVALNREEFPRPETTAEGLASLKPSFEQLSDFDLGNGVTFKKQIQRRYPGLEWKGVHHAGNSSGVVDGAAAVLITSKQYAEKHGLKPRGRIVAYANQGDDPTLMLNAPVPAAKKVLAKAGLTKDDIDVWEINEAFAVVAEKFIRDLELDREKVNINGGSIALGHPIGATGSILIGTALDELERSGGRYGLVTMCAAGGMAPAIIIERI
- a CDS encoding crotonase/enoyl-CoA hydratase family protein; its protein translation is MSEETPVLTEVRGPILIITLNRPEAKNAANLALSKGVAAAIDRLDADDALSVGIITGAGGTFCSGMDLKGFLKGERPSIPGRGFAGLTEAPPKKPLIAAVDGYALAGGMEIALSCDMIVANRNAKFGIPEVKRGLAAAAGGLIRMPRQMPFRVAMEFALTGEFFGAQRAYELGIINRVTDGPALDAALELAAAIGANGPLAVKASKQVIVESRLWPEDQMWKKQQEIVAPVFVSEDAREGAAAFAEKRAPNWKGK